The Actinomyces wuliandei genome contains the following window.
GCGTGTCCACGACCCCCTGACCATCAGGCTGACCGCCCTGGCCAACAACCCCCACTCAGCCCTGGACTGGCTCGCCCCCCGGGCCAGCCAGACGGACCAGCCCTCCAGCACCCCCAGCGCGCCAGTCAGCCAGCCCACGCAGGACCAGGCAGGCCGGGCCAGCCAGGAGACCGGTGGGGACGAGGGCGGGCAGGGGTGGCAGCCCTCGGCAGCGGCGGTAGCGCGGTGGGAGGAACTGGGCTCGCGGGCCTGGGGCTCCCAGGGCCTGCACGCCCTGGCCAGCGCCCTGGCCGCCACCACCCGGCTGGGTGAGGAGGCCACTGGTACAGGCAGCGGACCTGGTCAAGACGGTGAGAACTCCGCCGCCAGCAGGAGCAGTGCCTCCGGCTCCGGGAGGGAGGAGGCCCTGCGGGCGGCCTGGGCAGCCGCCCAGGGCCTGGAGGTCCTGGCCGACCACGCGACCCGCCTGGAGGCTGGCACCGGTCCCGCCCTGGCCCGTCTCCTGGCAGGCCTCCTGGAGGACGTGGAGCAGGCCACCGGGAGGGCCTCCGGGGTGCCCGCCTGGGAGCCTGCCCGCCCCGTCCTCATGCCCGGCAGCCACGATCGGGCCGTCCTGACCCTCCTCTCCGTGGCGGTGTCCCAGGACACCGGCCTGACCACCCTGCTGGAGGCGGTCACCACCCGCTCCTCCCCCCGTCTCCAGGCCGTCATTGACACCCACCCCGCCGGCGTCCTGGGCCACGACACCGCCTTTGACACCGAGGTCGGCGCCGCCCTCCACGACGACGGCGTGCTCATCGGCCTGACCGCCCAGCTGGCCACCACTGCCCGCACCCCACAGGACGGCAACGACCAGGACGAGACCACCTCCCTCACCAGCGACGGCCTGGACCCCCGCGTGAGCAGCCTCGCCGACCAGGCCCGCAGGAGGATCGAGCACACCACGGTGGCGCTGCTGGCCAACAATGACCGCCTGGACCAGGGTGCCTACTACGACGTCCACGGGGAGGACTACGCCACCGGCCACGAGTGGATGAGGGAGGACCACACCATCGACACCGCCTCGGTGCTGACCAGCACAGAGCACGGCAGACAGTTCGAGGACTGGCTGCGAGACGCCTCCATCCCCGAGGTCACCCTCAAGAACACCCTCGCCGGAGGCATCCAGGACGGACAGCACAGTGCCAGCCACCACTAGCAGCAGCCCACCAGGCACCAGCACCACCTCGGCAGGTGGCAGCAGCAGCGCCACTCCGGCAGGCAGCAGCGCCACCGCCCTCACGGGCACCTGGGGGCGCGACGTCCTGGGTCCCGGCTTCCAGGCCCGCACCCTGGAGCTGGCGCCCGACGCCGAGGACGACGGAGCGGTCGCCACCCTGGTGCACCACGTCCCCTCCGAGGACCCGCACGCCCTGCCCGGCACCCCCACAGCCCCCGTCTTCGCCTACCTCTACGTCCACGGCTGGAACGACTACTTCTTCCAGACCCACCTGGCCCGGGAAGTCTCTGCCCTGGGCGGGGCCTTCTACGCCCTGGACCTGCGCCGCTACGGCCGCTCCTGGCGCGAGGGCCAGATGCACGGGTGGTGCGCCTCCCTGCTCGACTACGACGAGGAGCTGGACCTGGCCCTGCGGGTCATCCGCTCCGAGCACGCCTCGCACCCCGGCCCGGGCCTTCCCCTGGTCCTCAACGGCCACTCCACCGGGGGCCTGACCGCAGCCCTGTGGGCGCACCGCCATCCCGGCGTCCTGTCCGGCCTGGCACTCACCTCCCCCTGGCTGGAGACGTGGGGCGGGCAACCCGCCCGCACCCTGGGGCGGCCGGTGATACGCACCCTGACACGTGTGAGCCCGCGCATGGAGCTGCCCACCGGCACCATCAGCCCCTCTGATGTGTTCTACGTGGCTGACGGCTGGGACGACGAGCGTGACGGGGCGCTGCCGGACCCCTCCTGGGCGCAGGACCCCTACGTCACCGGCTGGGACCTCAACCCCGCCTGGGTCCTGCGTCCCTGGGCACCGGTGCGACCCGGATGGCTCCTGGCAGTCCTGGACGGCCAGGCCCGCGTGGCCCAGGGCCTGGCCATCGACTGCCCCGTGCTGTCGATGGCCTCAGCCCGCAGCCTCCTGACCCTGGGGTGGGCACCGCAGGCACGCCACGCCGACACCATCATCGACGCCCAGGCCTGTGCCCGACGCTCCGTGCAGCTGGGCAACCTGGTGACCATCGCCCGCTTCGCGGGCGGTGTCCATGACCTCACCCTCTCCGAGCCGCCCGTGCGTGGGCAGGTCTTCTCCACGCTAGGGCGCTGGCTTATGTCGTACGCCCTACGCGCTCCGCAGCCGAGCCCTTGAGAGCAACCTGGTCCTCACAGGACACCGAGTCCTCATAAAGTACTGGCACGTCAGTCGTTCTGTGAGGATGTGGCAGACCTTGCGTGCAGGCCACCCGTGACCGACGGGAGCCCTGCCGGGGCCGTGCCGGAACCACGTCACGACGGCGACCGGCGCAGGTCCTCCCGCAGCTCCCCGAGCTGGCGTCCGCGCACGCCCAGCCGCCACACGCGCCACCCGTCGGCGTCATCCACGCCCTGGGCGGCGTTGGCGGCGGAGGTGGGGTCGGAGAAGGTGCGACCGTCCACCAAGGTGATGATGCCTCCGGCGGACAGGACGGCCTCATGGTAGATGCCCCGACGCAGCCCCTGCCAGATGATGCGCGTGGGACCCTCCAGGTGGCGCGCGATCGCCGCCAGGTCTGCGGCGTCCTGGGCCGCCACCTCCGGGGTGGGGCGGGTGACCGCGTCCGCCTCGGTCTGGTCCGTCGCACGGCCTGGCGGGCTGACGGGCCAGGCCTGAGCCAGGTGCGCCGCCTCGGTGTCGTCCTGGGTCGGGGTGGAGGCCGAGGGGGGCTCCGGCGGCTGCACCGGGGCCTGCTCCTCGGCCCGTTCCTCACCGTCACCCGCGTGCCGGGAGGTCCTCAGCGCCCCCGGTGCCACCGGGGCTGCCGCGTGCTGCCCGACAGCAGAGTCCCACCCGGAGCGGCCCGGCGCACGCGTCCCCGGCACCGTGTCCCGCAGGCGGTGGCCACGGGCGCGGGACACATGCTCCTCAACCTCCTCCTGGAGCTCCTGGGCGTTGTCGCGCACGCCGACCGTGCCCGCCACCGGCGTGGAGTCCGCAGCACCAGCCCCGCCCTGTGTCACGACCTCCGCGCGGGAGAAGGGCACCGACGAGCCCTGCTCCTGGTCAGGACCGGTCGGCTGCTGCGGGGCGACGACCTCAATGGAGCCCGTGACCGGCTGGGGCCTGGCCCGCTGGGCGTTCGCAGCCCTGCCACCGGGACCAGTCAGGCCGGGGCGTGGAGGACGGGCCACCAGCAGCGGGCCACCACCGCTCAGGTCGCTCATCCGGACCTGCTCAATGACCACAACCACCCGTGACTCGTCCACGACCCGGGTGTCAACCTCGTAGAGCTCGACACCTGAGCCCACCAGCACTGACATGCTGGAACGGACGTCGGGCGCCAGGGACGCCGCCATCAGCGTCAGGCGCGGGCCGGACTCCACCTGGGAGGGCATGGCCTCGCGGAACTCGTTCCAGTCCTCCCGGAAGGCCGCCAGCCCGCCGGTGTAGCGGCTGGCCAGCTCCCGCCGCCCGGCGGCTGCGGCTGCCGTCAGGCGGGACATCGCCGACATCAGGGCAGCAGCGTCAACCGAGCTGAGGACCTCCACCAGGACCACCTGACCGGTCGCGTCCAAGGCGGTCAGGCTCTGCCCGTGGTCCACCTCGCTCCACCCCAGGGGGAACAGGGGACGACGCAGCACGTCGACAACCTGGCGCTGGATGGCGGCAAGACCGCGAGCCCGGGTCTCAGCATCCGTGGAGCGGCCAAGCCGTACCGGGAGGAGGTGGTTGCCATCGAGCTCGTACATGGCCATAGGAGGTCTGCCTTTCCTCGTCGTCGTGCCCGGCCCTCCGCCACGGGAAGACACCCGGCACGCCCCAGATGACCTGGGTCCCGGCAAAGTATCCTCTCGCGCGAGACGGAGGACCGTGTCCGGGGCGTTATTCCATCCTCTCACGCCCACGGACGTGTTCCGGGGATTCTCGGGCGGGAGCCGCCCGCCTGTCTGCGTCCCCGCCCCGACGACCCAGTGACGCAGTGCCACGACGGCGCCACAACCGTGACACCAACTGTGACACCGACCGTGACACGGTAGACGTCGGCAGGAGGCTTGCGGGCAGCACCACAGCCAGGAGCCGACGCCACCTCCCGGCAGCACTGCGCAGCCCGGCACTGGCAGTGCTGAGCCTCTCGTCGGCCTCCCGCCGCCCGGGTGCTGCGGGACCAGCCACAGTCTCCTCCTGGGCTGGGGGACCGTAGCACTCCGCGACAGCCCCGGCAGCCAGGTGGTGGACCGCCTCCCGTTCCCGCCTGGCCAGCTCCCCAGTGGCCGGGTCCGCGTCCTCCGACTGCCGGGCGGGAGCGGGTAGGGCCGCCACGAGCCGCTCAGCCACGGCCTCGTGCGTGCGCGCCCTGCCCCCCGGCCTCCTGCCCAGGAGGCGCAGGTCGGCCCCTAGCGCCACCAGCTCCTCCCAGGCCGCTGCCGCAGGGTCCCGGCCCAGCCTGATCCGCTGACGACGTCGGCGCCCGGCTGCCGCACGCAGCAGCCCCGGAGCCAGGAGGCAGGCCAGGAGCACCACGAGCACCGCCACGGTGCCCCAGCGCGCCACCGACGTAGCCGACGCGCGCACCCCCACCTGCGGCGCGGAGACGTCGGAGGCGTCCTGGTCCTCAGCAGCCGGGGGCTGCGTCCCCGGCTGGGAGGCAGGCTGGCCCGGGGTGGCCTCGGCCGGGGACGAGGCGGGGGACGCGGACGCAGTGTCCTGGCCCTGCTGGTCCGCCTCCACGCCTGACCCGCCGGGCGTGGGCTCGAAGGCGACCCACCCCTCCCCCTCGACCCACACCTCGGGCCAGGCGTGGAGCTGGTCGCCCCTGACCTCCGTCCACCGGCCCGGTCCCGCAGCGGCAGAGGCGTAGCCCACGGCGATCCGGGTGGGCAGCCCCAGCGACCGCGCCATGACGGTGAAGGCGGAGGCGTAGTGGACGCAGTAGCCACGACGCTCCCGCAAGAAGGTCGCCACGGTGTCCATGGCCGACCCCCCGCCACCACCGCTGTCACCACTACTGTCGGCACCACTGCCAGCACCACCGGGGGCCGACTCGTCGTAGACGAAGCCCTCCCCCCGCAGCCAGGACGCCAGCGCCACCGCCCGGGAGGCGGTGTCCTCACCGGCACCGGCCTGTGCCAGCGCCTCACGCGCTGCCTGGGCGGCCGCGTCCGGGGTGTCCGCAGGGAGACGGGTGTAGCGCTCCAGCACGTCCCGGGAGGCAGCCGAGGTGACAGGCACCTGCGCCGCCGACTGCCCGGAGGCGTCAGCGACGGCGTTCCATCCCAGCAGCGTGTACGTCATCCCCCGCCCCAGGAGGGTACCGCCGCTGGTTGCCGTTGACGTGCCCTCCACCCAGCGCCACGCCCCCAGGTCGACCTCCGGGTCAGCCTCCCCGTCCGTTTCCACGTCGGCTTCCAGGTCTGCCCCGGTACCTGTGGGAGACGGGGACGCAGCACCCTCTTGCGCCCCGGCCCCCCCCTCCACACCGGTACCGAGATCCTCACCCGACCCTG
Protein-coding sequences here:
- a CDS encoding serine aminopeptidase domain-containing protein, whose protein sequence is MGPGFQARTLELAPDAEDDGAVATLVHHVPSEDPHALPGTPTAPVFAYLYVHGWNDYFFQTHLAREVSALGGAFYALDLRRYGRSWREGQMHGWCASLLDYDEELDLALRVIRSEHASHPGPGLPLVLNGHSTGGLTAALWAHRHPGVLSGLALTSPWLETWGGQPARTLGRPVIRTLTRVSPRMELPTGTISPSDVFYVADGWDDERDGALPDPSWAQDPYVTGWDLNPAWVLRPWAPVRPGWLLAVLDGQARVAQGLAIDCPVLSMASARSLLTLGWAPQARHADTIIDAQACARRSVQLGNLVTIARFAGGVHDLTLSEPPVRGQVFSTLGRWLMSYALRAPQPSP
- a CDS encoding DUF6571 family protein, whose translation is MPATTSSSPPGTSSPVGADSTTSRSLVRRAVALVAGRWPRPRPRVVAAVVAACLVTASTGWGGWWWVRVHDPLTIRLTALANNPHSALDWLAPRASQTDQPSSTPSAPVSQPTQDQAGRASQETGGDEGGQGWQPSAAAVARWEELGSRAWGSQGLHALASALAATTRLGEEATGTGSGPGQDGENSAASRSSASGSGREEALRAAWAAAQGLEVLADHATRLEAGTGPALARLLAGLLEDVEQATGRASGVPAWEPARPVLMPGSHDRAVLTLLSVAVSQDTGLTTLLEAVTTRSSPRLQAVIDTHPAGVLGHDTAFDTEVGAALHDDGVLIGLTAQLATTARTPQDGNDQDETTSLTSDGLDPRVSSLADQARRRIEHTTVALLANNDRLDQGAYYDVHGEDYATGHEWMREDHTIDTASVLTSTEHGRQFEDWLRDASIPEVTLKNTLAGGIQDGQHSASHH
- a CDS encoding transglutaminase domain-containing protein translates to MRPQPSRSVERLRPLSPATRVLTEPGRWQPLLAALLVTALWWVGARAVEPVLLPGAWQLQVLAVAASALLVPGAVRSLWPSRPALGLTAGLASAACVLLAVLGWSRASVWWQDPAGTARLVGQELATGVPPLEVSAALGSGLLTVCLLLSWACALVSAGGADVVGLTGLVPAAALLVPVVVRGQDPPRLCLAGAALCLTALVVTSAPARYWPSRSHDPGPSHGPSAARRRLGLVMGTVAVVVATALTGAVPVVTGQGWAPARTRTTEPELGLTLSRDLLRGPGTTVLSYMGDLEAGTSLRLPLAVIADLEGASWGPERRPGPTEVSRLQGAFGEGALTAGGAVTRSGLSASDLDDLVGTTGRDGAGAVTALRVRVQDLSTDHLPVLQSTALVAGSGEDLGTGVEGGAGAQEGAASPSPTGTGADLEADVETDGEADPEVDLGAWRWVEGTSTATSGGTLLGRGMTYTLLGWNAVADASGQSAAQVPVTSAASRDVLERYTRLPADTPDAAAQAAREALAQAGAGEDTASRAVALASWLRGEGFVYDESAPGGAGSGADSSGDSGGGGGSAMDTVATFLRERRGYCVHYASAFTVMARSLGLPTRIAVGYASAAAGPGRWTEVRGDQLHAWPEVWVEGEGWVAFEPTPGGSGVEADQQGQDTASASPASSPAEATPGQPASQPGTQPPAAEDQDASDVSAPQVGVRASATSVARWGTVAVLVVLLACLLAPGLLRAAAGRRRRQRIRLGRDPAAAAWEELVALGADLRLLGRRPGGRARTHEAVAERLVAALPAPARQSEDADPATGELARREREAVHHLAAGAVAECYGPPAQEETVAGPAAPGRREADERLSTASAGLRSAAGRWRRLLAVVLPASLLPTSTVSRSVSQLVSRLWRRRGTASLGRRGGDADRRAAPARESPEHVRGRERME